In Actinomadura luteofluorescens, the sequence CGCGGACAGCTCGACGCGCTCGCCGCGCGCGTCGTCGTAGAAGGTGACCAGCGGGCGGGACGGATCGTCCGCGACCCGCCTCCGCAGCAGCTCCGCGGGCGTGTCCGCGGCCCCGGCATGTGCGCTCATGGTCCGAGCGTATGCCCGCATGATCGTCGTGGCGCCGCCATCGCGCCGATGCCGCTACGCTCCGCACGGGTGAAGGACGGAACAGTGGCGGGCGCGCGCCGCGACGGCGGGCACCGCGACCGCGAGCGCCGCGACGGCGAGCACCGCGACGGCGAGCACGGGGCGGAATCATGAACGCTGGTCGGCTGCTCGTCCGCGCGACCGCGGCCCCGGCGCTGGTCCTCGTCGCGTGGCTGGCGGTGTCGCTGCCGCTGCTGATGGCGGGCGTGTTCCGCCCGGCCCCGGCCGTCGCGCTGTTCGTGCCGGTCGCGGCCCTGGTGCTGTGGCTCGGCCTGCGCACCCGCCCGGGCGACCACCCCGGCGGGCGCCCGGGGAGCCTGAACGCCCCGGGCGGCCTCGACGCGGTGCAGCGCTGGCCGGTGTGGTCGGTGTTCGCCGTCACCGCCGCGTTCCTGGTGCTCCAGGTCGTCATGTGCGCCGAGCAGGTCGTCGTCCGCCGCGACCCCGCATCCTACGTCCAGTTCGCGACGTGGCTGGCGAAGCACGGCTCGCTGCCGATCCCGCTGTCGGAGGCGGCGTTCGGCGGCCCCGACGCGGTCCTGGACTTCGCGAGCCCCGCCTTCTACCAGGACGGCGGCGCCGTCGTCCCGCAGTTCATGGCGGGATGGCCGCTCGTGCTGGCGCCGGCCGGATGGGCCGGCGGCGCCCACGGGATGGTGCTGATGGCGCCGGTGCTCGGCGCGTGCTGCGTGCTGTCGTTCGCCGGGCTCGTGGCGCGCCTCGTCGGGCCCCGGTGGGCGCCCGCGGGGGCGCTGCTGCTGGCGCTGACGCTGCCGATGCTCTACGTCTCCCGCAACACCTTCAGCGAGCTGCCCGCCATCGTCCTGCTGCTGGGCGGCCTGTCGCTGATGTACGACGTCCGCCGGGAGCCCCGCGACGGGCGGGTCGCCGGCGCCAAGGCGCTCCTCGCCGGGGCCGCGCTCGGGCTGATCGTGCTCGTCCGCATCGACGGGCTGCGGGACGTCCTGCCGGTGGTGGCGTTCGCGGGCCTGCTGGTCGCGCGCAGGCACGCGGCCGGCTACTGGACGGCCGGCGGCCTGCTGCTCGGCGCGGGCGCCGGCGTGGTCGAGGGCTTCACGATGTCCCGGCCCTACCTGTCCTACCTCCGGACGTCGCTCGTGCCGCTGCTGGCCATCTCCGCGGCCGTGCTCGTCGCGACCGTCCTGCTGGTCGCGGCGCTGCGCTGGGACCCTGCGGGGGCCCGGCTGCGCCGCGCCGGCGCGGCGGTCGCGCGCGGCCGCCTGCCGGGCGCCGCCGCCGTCCTCACCGTGCTGGTGCTGGCGGCCTTCGCGGCCCGGCCGCTGGTGCAGACGGTCCGCCGCCCGCCCGCGACCGGCGACGACGCGATGAACGTCCGGTTCATCGAGACGATCCAGAAGATCCAGGCCCTCCCGGTCGACGGCACCCGGCAGTACTCGGAGCTGTCGCTGTACTGGGTCCTCTGGTACGTCGGCGTCCCCGCGCTGCTGTTCGCCGCGTTCGGCGCGGCGCTGCTGGTGCGGCGGCTGCTGCGCGGGCAGTCCCCGGAATGGCTGCTGCCCTACGCGATGGTCGTCTGGACGACCGCGCAGGTGCTGGTCCGTCCGGGGATCACGCCCGACCATCCGTGGGCGTCCCGCCGGCTGATCGGCCTCGTCATCCCCGGCCTGCTGCTGTTCACCGTGTTCGCGTCGGCCTGGACGGTCAAGCGCGTCCGGCGGCTCGGCTACGGGCCGCGGGTGGTGCGGACGGGCACGGTCGCCGGTGTCGTGCTGATGCTGGTGCCGATCCTGCTGACGTCCGGCGGCTACCTGGTCACCCGCACCGAGCAGGGCGAGGTCGCCGCCGTGGACGGGATGTGCCGCGCGCTGCCTCCGCGCGCCTCCGTCGTGATGGTCGAGCAGTCCACCGCCGACCGGTTCCTCCAGGTCGTCCGCGGCGAGTGCGGGGTGCCCGCCGCGCGCACCGCCGGCTCCGCGTCGCCCGAGGACGTGCGGCGCGTCGCCGCCGGGGCGCGCCGGGCCGGACGGCGTCCGGTGATCATGGCGGCGAAGCCCGAGCAGGTCGCCCCGTACGGGACCCCGCGGCAGGTGCTGCACCTGGTGACGCGGCAGGACGGGCGCACGCTCACCGGCCCGCCCGGCGGCACCTGGGGGCTGACGATGGACGTGTGGACGGCCGAGCCCGCGCGGCCGTAAGGCCGCCGATGCGCGCGGGGGCGAGTATCCTCGCGCTGCGTGAGCACCCAGTCTGTCGAGCCGAAGCCCCAGCCGCCCGCCGATGTGGAGCCCGCGACCGATCCCGCGCCCGTGCCGGGCCCGGCGCCCGCGCCCGGTCCGCCGGCCGCGTCCGACAGCGTCCACGTCACGATCGTCCTGCCCTGCTACAACGAGCAGGACCACGTGATCGACGAGATCGAGCGCATCTGCAAGGCGATGGACGGCAGCGGCAAGACCTACGAGCTGCTGGCCGTCGACGACTGCTCGACGGACGCGACGCTCGCCCGGCTGGAGGAGGCGGCGCCCCGCTTCCCGAACATGCGGATCATGGCGTTCCAGCACAACAGCGGGTCGGGCACCGTCCGGCGCATCGGCTCCCAGCAGGCCCGCGGCGACATCGTCGTGTGGACCGACGCCGACATGTCCTACCCGAACGAGCGGATCCCCGAGCTGGTCGAGGTCCTGGACACCGACCCGGCCGTCGACCAGGTCGTCGGGGCGCGCACCACCGAGGAGGGGACGCACAAGGCGCTGCGGGTGCCCGCCAAGTGGTTCATCCGCAAGGTCGCCGAGCGGCTCACCAACACCAAGATCCCCGACCTGAACTCGGGGCTGCGCGCGTTCCGCCGCGAGGTGTCGCTGCCGTACCTGCGGCTGCTGCCGCCCGGGTTCTCCTGCGTCACGACGATCACCATCGCGTTCCTGTCGAACCAGCACCCGGTCCGGTACATGCCGATCGACTACGCCAAGCGGGCCGGCAAGTCGAAGTTCCACTTCACCAAGGACGCCTACCGCTACATCCTGCAGGTGCTGCGGATGGTGATGTACTTCAACCCGCTCAAGGTGCTGATGCCGCCCGCGCTGTGGCTGATCGTGATCGGGCTGCTCAAGGGCGTGTTCGACATGGTGGTGCACTTCGGCTACTTCGCCAACAACACCATCATGATCTTCGTGACGGGGTTGATCATCGCCTCGCTGGCGCTGCTGGCCGACCTGATCGTCCGCTCGCGCGGCGACGTCTAGCGGCATGCGCGTCGCGATCGTCGGGCCCGCGTTCCCCTACAAGGGCGGCGGCGCCCGGCACACCACCGAGCTGGCGCACCGGCTGGCGGCCGCCGGCCACGACGTCGTCATCGAGTCGTGGCGGGCCCAGTACCCCTCGTTCCTGTACCCGGGCCAGCAGACGATCTCCGAGCCGGAGGGGGAGCCGTTCCCCGGCACCCGGCGCCGGCTCGACTGGCGCCGCCCGGACGGCTGGTGGCGCACCGGCCGCGCGCTGCGGTCGTGCGACCTGGTCGTCCTGGTGGTGCTGAGCACCGTGCAGGTGCCGTCCTACCTGGGGATCCTCGCCGGACTCGGTGGCCGGACCCCGGTGGTGGCGCTGTGCCACAACGTCCTGCCGCACGAGCGCAAGCCGTACGACGAGCCGCTGATGAGGCGCCTGCTGCGGAAGGTGGACGGCGTGCTCGTCCACACCGAGGCCCAGGCCGACCTGGCGCGGGGGCTCACCCCGCGGCCGGTGCGGGTCGCGGAGATGGCCGCGCACCTGCCCGCGGCCGGCGCCGCCGCGCCCGGCGACGGGAAGGTCCGCCGGCGGCTGCTGTTCTTCGGGATCGTCCGCCCGTACAAGGGGCTGGACGTCCTGCTGCGCGCCCTGGCCGAAGGCCCGGACGACGTGGCCCTGACCGTCGCGGGCGAGTTCTGGGGCGGCCTCGACGAGACCCGGGAGCTGGTCGGCTCGCTGGACCTGGCGTCCAGGGTGGAGCTGCGGCCCGGTTACGTCCCGGCGGCCGATGTCCCGGGACTCTTCGCCGCCGCCGACGCGCTCGTCCTGCCGTACCGGACGGCGACCGCGTCACAGAACGTCTGGATGGCCCATGAGCACGGCCTCCCGGTGATCGCCACCGATGTGGGCGGGTTCGCCGGGCAGATCCGCGACGGTGTGGACGGCCTCGTCTGCACGCCGGACGACGTGCCCTCGCTCGCCGGTGCCCTCCGCCGCTTCTACGAGCCGGGGGAGCCGGAGCGGCTGCGCTCCGGCGTCCGCCCGGTCGACCACGGCCCGGTGTGGGCCGCCTACCTCGACGCGCTCACAGGTGCGGTTCGATGACCTTCATCAGGGCGCGCTTCGGCTTGGCGCCGACGATCTGCTCCACGACCTCGCCGTTCTTGAGGAGCAGCAGGGTCGGCAGCCCCATCACGCCGTACTTGCCCGGCGTCTGCGGGTTCGCGTCGTAGTCCATCTTCGCGATCTTGATCTTGCCGTCCTGCTCGGCGGCGATCTGCTCCAGCACCGGAGCGATCATGCGGCACGGCCCGCACCAGTCGGCCCAGAAGTCGACCAGCACGGGAGTGTCACTGCTCAGGACCTCGTCCGCGAACGTCGCGTCGGTCACGGTGATCGGGGCCGTCACGGTCCCTCCTTCGTAGGCTGCGTGCCTGTCGTGGGCTGCGTACCCGTCACAAGCTCCTTGGACCGCGGTTCATTCCCGGGTGCCGGGGCCGTCCTGCCCAGCAGGAACGCCGCGCCCGCGATCAGCAGGTCGGCGGCGGTCAGCAGCACCCGGGACGCGATCGCGACCACGACCGGCGCGCCCGCCGGGAGCACCGGCGTCAGCACGACCGTCAGCGCCGCCTCCCGGGCCCCGATGCCGCCCGGCGCGATGAAGACGAGGAAGCCGGCCACGAACGCCAGCGCGTACGCCCCGGTCGCCAGGAACGGCAGCCCCTTGCCGTCGCCGCCCACGGCCGCGCACAGGAGCCAGGTGTGCAGGCCGAACAGGGCCCAGCCGAGGACCGTCCATCCGACGGCCCTGAGCGTCGCGCCCAGGCTGACCGGGTGCTCCAGCGGCGGCCGCCGCACGAGCCTGAGCATCACGCCGAGCGCCCAGCTCACGATCCTCGGGTGCAGCATGGCCAGCAGGACGGGCGCCAGCAGGAACAGGTACCAGTACTCCCGGCGCGCCGCCGCGGACGTCAGCGGCAGCGTCACCGCCGCGACCGCGAGCCCGCACGAGGTGGACGTCGCGACCGCGAGCATCGTCGAGCCGAAGCTGCGCTCGGGCGGCACCTTGTGCTCGCGCGTCATCTCGATCTGGGTGACCAGCGCCCACACCTTGCCCGGGACGTACTTGCCGAGCTGGCTGATCCCCGAGATCCGGAAGACGGCCCGCACCGGCAGCGGCGACCCGAGGCCGGCGAGGAACTCCCGCCAGCCGAGCATCCAGACGAAGAGCCCCGCCAGGCCGGCGGCGAGCGCCCCGGCGAGCGTCGCCCACGACATCTGCCGGAACGCGTCCACGGCGGCGTCCCACTGGGACGCGACGCTGTAGCCGCAGAACGCGAGCGCGAGCAGGACCAGGAGCACGCGCAGGCCCCGGACGGCGACGACCTTCATCTTCACGCGCCCAGCGTAGGCGAACGTGACCTCGCGGCCGTCCGCTCCGCCTAGAGTTGGGTGGCGATGAAGATTTCGGATGTGGTCGCCTTCATGGGGCACCAG encodes:
- the trxA gene encoding thioredoxin — its product is MTAPITVTDATFADEVLSSDTPVLVDFWADWCGPCRMIAPVLEQIAAEQDGKIKIAKMDYDANPQTPGKYGVMGLPTLLLLKNGEVVEQIVGAKPKRALMKVIEPHL
- a CDS encoding glycosyltransferase family 4 protein; amino-acid sequence: MRVAIVGPAFPYKGGGARHTTELAHRLAAAGHDVVIESWRAQYPSFLYPGQQTISEPEGEPFPGTRRRLDWRRPDGWWRTGRALRSCDLVVLVVLSTVQVPSYLGILAGLGGRTPVVALCHNVLPHERKPYDEPLMRRLLRKVDGVLVHTEAQADLARGLTPRPVRVAEMAAHLPAAGAAAPGDGKVRRRLLFFGIVRPYKGLDVLLRALAEGPDDVALTVAGEFWGGLDETRELVGSLDLASRVELRPGYVPAADVPGLFAAADALVLPYRTATASQNVWMAHEHGLPVIATDVGGFAGQIRDGVDGLVCTPDDVPSLAGALRRFYEPGEPERLRSGVRPVDHGPVWAAYLDALTGAVR
- a CDS encoding glycosyltransferase family 2 protein, which gives rise to MSTQSVEPKPQPPADVEPATDPAPVPGPAPAPGPPAASDSVHVTIVLPCYNEQDHVIDEIERICKAMDGSGKTYELLAVDDCSTDATLARLEEAAPRFPNMRIMAFQHNSGSGTVRRIGSQQARGDIVVWTDADMSYPNERIPELVEVLDTDPAVDQVVGARTTEEGTHKALRVPAKWFIRKVAERLTNTKIPDLNSGLRAFRREVSLPYLRLLPPGFSCVTTITIAFLSNQHPVRYMPIDYAKRAGKSKFHFTKDAYRYILQVLRMVMYFNPLKVLMPPALWLIVIGLLKGVFDMVVHFGYFANNTIMIFVTGLIIASLALLADLIVRSRGDV
- a CDS encoding lysylphosphatidylglycerol synthase transmembrane domain-containing protein is translated as MKVVAVRGLRVLLVLLALAFCGYSVASQWDAAVDAFRQMSWATLAGALAAGLAGLFVWMLGWREFLAGLGSPLPVRAVFRISGISQLGKYVPGKVWALVTQIEMTREHKVPPERSFGSTMLAVATSTSCGLAVAAVTLPLTSAAARREYWYLFLLAPVLLAMLHPRIVSWALGVMLRLVRRPPLEHPVSLGATLRAVGWTVLGWALFGLHTWLLCAAVGGDGKGLPFLATGAYALAFVAGFLVFIAPGGIGAREAALTVVLTPVLPAGAPVVVAIASRVLLTAADLLIAGAAFLLGRTAPAPGNEPRSKELVTGTQPTTGTQPTKEGP